The following are from one region of the Halosolutus amylolyticus genome:
- a CDS encoding MFS transporter translates to MSRFPPRPAPILAYYLYQATDSVGFIWPVFTLFLLWKDLTYTQIGTLGAISALLVVAFEVPTGYVADRFGRRNALALGMAAMTASVAGFVVVDSFTGFVVLYAIWSIALSLQSGTADAWLYETLRDRTDEETFTRVRGRGGSVHHWVSAATMIAGGLLYVGHPTYPFVASAFLHGIGVVVVLSMPANAQFDRSSPTETVGVRESLSILRTRFSNPSLRAFVLFVALFFALVSVADTYVQPITVDVLAGIDPMRSIAGPTVPEEATLGVVYAGFAALSAIASYYAESVRDLFGLRTALLALPVAIAGLFLTPLVLGLLAIPVFFCMKGATALYRPLVNQYLNDRVESVGRATLLSAASMGYALVRAPLKPVAGYLADLTSPIVLLAAIGAGFVVVAVTMVVLASPVPAIGTAESSAPRPDVD, encoded by the coding sequence ATGTCCCGGTTCCCGCCCCGCCCAGCGCCGATCCTCGCGTATTATCTGTACCAGGCCACCGACTCGGTCGGCTTCATCTGGCCGGTGTTCACGCTGTTCTTGCTCTGGAAGGACCTCACGTACACCCAGATCGGGACGCTCGGTGCGATTTCGGCCCTCCTCGTCGTCGCATTCGAGGTCCCGACGGGGTACGTGGCCGATCGGTTCGGGCGACGAAACGCGCTGGCCCTGGGGATGGCGGCGATGACCGCGTCCGTCGCCGGATTCGTCGTCGTCGACTCTTTCACCGGGTTCGTCGTCCTGTACGCGATCTGGTCGATCGCGCTGTCGCTCCAGTCGGGGACGGCCGACGCGTGGCTCTACGAGACGCTCCGGGATCGGACGGACGAAGAGACGTTCACGCGCGTCCGCGGCAGGGGCGGGTCGGTCCACCACTGGGTGTCGGCGGCGACGATGATCGCCGGGGGTCTCCTGTACGTCGGCCACCCGACGTATCCGTTCGTCGCGTCCGCGTTCCTCCACGGGATCGGCGTCGTCGTCGTGCTCTCGATGCCGGCGAACGCGCAGTTCGATCGCTCGTCCCCCACCGAGACCGTCGGCGTGCGCGAGTCGCTCTCGATACTCCGGACCCGGTTCTCGAACCCCTCGCTCCGGGCGTTCGTCCTGTTCGTCGCGCTGTTCTTCGCGCTGGTCAGCGTCGCCGACACGTACGTCCAGCCGATCACCGTCGACGTGCTCGCCGGGATCGACCCGATGCGGTCGATCGCCGGCCCGACCGTCCCCGAAGAGGCGACGCTCGGGGTCGTCTACGCGGGATTCGCGGCGCTGTCGGCGATCGCGAGCTACTACGCGGAGAGCGTGCGCGACCTGTTCGGCCTCCGGACGGCCCTCCTGGCGCTCCCCGTCGCGATCGCGGGGCTGTTCCTGACGCCGCTCGTCCTGGGCCTGCTCGCGATTCCGGTCTTCTTCTGTATGAAAGGGGCGACCGCGCTGTACAGGCCGCTGGTCAACCAGTACCTCAACGATCGGGTCGAGTCGGTCGGCCGGGCGACGCTTCTCAGCGCCGCGTCGATGGGCTATGCGCTCGTCCGCGCGCCGCTGAAGCCGGTCGCGGGGTATCTCGCCGACCTGACCTCGCCGATCGTGCTCCTCGCCGCGATCGGGGCCGGGTTCGTGGTAGTCGCCGTCACGATGGTCGTCCTGGCGTCGCCGGTTCCCGCGATCGGGACGGCGGAATCGAGCGCTCCCCGACCGGACGTCGATTGA
- a CDS encoding pyridoxal phosphate-dependent aminotransferase — MTEFAARVEQVSISGIREVFEAAGEDAINLGIGQPDFPTPEHARRGAIEAIEDGLTDAYTSNKGTRSLREAIAEKYDRDYDLAIDPGDVIATSGGSEALHLVLEAHVDAGQEVIFPDPGFVSYDALTRIAGGEPKPVGLREDLTLDPATVEEAITDDTAAFVVNSPANPTGAVQSEADMREFARIADEHDVLCLSDEVYEHIVFEGEHRSPYEFAETDNVVVVSACSKTYSMTGWRLGWVLGSNRRIERMLRVHQYAQACASAPAQYAAEAALTGPQDPVEEMVEAFERRRDVVLDGLEDAGLEVPKPEGAFYVMPKVPEGWCDAVLDRDVVVVPGDAFGANGEGYARLSYATGMEELKEALEIIDGATRAVR, encoded by the coding sequence ATGACGGAATTTGCAGCCCGGGTCGAACAGGTGTCGATCAGCGGTATCCGGGAGGTCTTCGAGGCCGCGGGCGAGGACGCGATCAACCTCGGCATCGGCCAGCCGGATTTTCCCACGCCCGAACACGCCCGCCGCGGGGCGATCGAAGCGATCGAGGACGGACTGACCGACGCCTACACCTCGAACAAGGGGACCCGATCGCTCCGGGAGGCGATCGCCGAGAAGTACGACCGCGACTACGACCTGGCGATCGATCCCGGGGACGTCATCGCCACCTCGGGCGGGAGCGAGGCGCTGCACCTCGTCCTCGAGGCCCACGTCGACGCGGGCCAGGAAGTGATCTTCCCCGATCCCGGCTTCGTCTCCTACGACGCCCTGACCCGGATCGCCGGCGGGGAGCCGAAACCGGTCGGCCTCCGCGAGGATCTCACCCTCGATCCGGCGACCGTCGAGGAGGCCATCACCGACGACACCGCGGCGTTCGTCGTCAACAGCCCCGCCAACCCGACGGGGGCCGTCCAGAGCGAGGCCGACATGCGCGAGTTCGCGCGCATCGCCGACGAACACGACGTGCTCTGTCTCTCCGACGAGGTCTACGAGCACATCGTCTTCGAGGGCGAGCACCGCTCGCCGTACGAGTTCGCCGAGACGGACAACGTCGTCGTCGTCAGCGCCTGCTCGAAGACCTACTCGATGACCGGGTGGCGACTCGGCTGGGTGCTCGGATCGAACCGGCGGATCGAACGCATGCTCCGGGTTCACCAGTACGCCCAGGCCTGTGCCTCCGCGCCGGCACAGTACGCCGCCGAGGCGGCGCTGACGGGGCCACAGGACCCCGTCGAGGAGATGGTCGAGGCCTTCGAACGGCGACGCGACGTCGTCCTCGACGGACTCGAGGACGCCGGACTCGAGGTGCCGAAGCCGGAAGGAGCGTTCTACGTCATGCCGAAGGTCCCCGAGGGCTGGTGTGACGCAGTGCTCGATCGGGACGTCGTCGTCGTTCCCGGCGACGCCTTCGGCGCGAACGGCGAGGGGTACGCCCGCCTCTCCTACGCGACGGGGATGGAGGAACTGAAAGAGGCCCTCGAGATCATCGACGGCGCGACGCGAGCGGTTCGGTAG
- a CDS encoding helix-turn-helix transcriptional regulator: MDEVLEEIEFLALSENRIDVLNAVCDGPRTRRELEEITGASQPTLGRVLRDFDDRNWISSAGDGYEATATGRLVADGITDLYEILETELKLRDIVAWLPTEAMTFDLRRLRDATIVVPSQTRPSAPVQRVTELVSRADRTRVVSHAFNERMIEVVREHAVEEDGTFGGVLSASAIDAVAEDAALRRPLRDLVEAENAEIRIYDGEIPFAVSIADDVVNMLVRDEAGMLQASLETDDGTVRDWALDLHEEYWDDARPLEASDLEGDGSC, translated from the coding sequence ATGGACGAGGTTCTCGAAGAAATCGAGTTTCTCGCGCTGTCGGAGAACCGGATCGACGTGTTGAACGCGGTCTGTGACGGGCCCCGGACGCGACGGGAACTCGAGGAGATCACCGGCGCGTCACAGCCGACGCTTGGCCGGGTGCTCCGGGACTTCGACGATCGGAACTGGATCAGCAGCGCCGGCGACGGGTACGAGGCGACCGCGACGGGCCGTCTCGTGGCCGACGGGATCACCGACCTCTACGAAATCCTCGAGACGGAGTTGAAACTCCGCGACATCGTCGCGTGGCTCCCGACCGAGGCGATGACCTTCGACCTCCGCCGCCTCCGGGACGCGACGATCGTCGTGCCGAGCCAGACGCGACCGAGCGCCCCCGTCCAGCGGGTGACCGAACTCGTCAGCCGTGCCGATCGGACCCGCGTCGTCTCCCACGCGTTCAACGAGCGCATGATCGAGGTCGTCCGGGAGCACGCAGTCGAGGAGGACGGAACCTTCGGCGGCGTCCTGTCGGCGAGCGCGATCGACGCCGTCGCCGAGGACGCGGCGTTGCGACGGCCGCTCCGGGACCTCGTCGAGGCGGAAAACGCGGAGATCCGGATCTACGACGGCGAGATTCCGTTCGCCGTGTCCATCGCCGACGACGTGGTAAACATGCTCGTCCGCGACGAGGCCGGCATGCTGCAGGCGTCGCTCGAGACCGACGACGGGACGGTCCGGGACTGGGCGCTCGACCTGCACGAGGAGTACTGGGACGACGCGCGGCCGCTCGAGGCGAGCGATCTCGAGGGCGATGGGAGCTGCTGA
- a CDS encoding sulfatase family protein, which yields MDGSRPNVLLIHCHDLGRHLDCYGVDVETPAIDALAAEGALFENHFATAPQCSPSRGSLMTGRYPHVNGLMGLAHTHWELHDDERILPHYLGDAGYETHLFGLQHVTQDTDELRYDHIHSEGNLFPGVSPSVHQTNRAQAVSAVVSSFLDRGGYEEPFFASIGFFECHRVEEENGRFGFDADRYDTDDPDAVRPLTYLPDRRGIRQDLAEMHGMVRAVDDGVETILAALEDAGLADETVVLFTTEHGIAFPLAKGSCYDPGIEAALIVRYPGVTDGGQRYDELLSNVDVLPTLLELLGIGVPDDLDGRSFLPLLTDEEYEPRDRIFAEMTWHDLYNPVRAIRTDQYKYVRNFWDLPAVYLSKDIFASESGREVRETYGIPPRPYEELYDLKNAPQEDENVAFEPRYQDVRRDLSRRLYEWMDETDDPLLDGPVPPGNYETIKSWPHESA from the coding sequence ATGGACGGTTCGCGACCGAACGTGCTCCTGATCCACTGTCACGACCTCGGCCGGCACCTCGACTGTTACGGGGTCGACGTCGAGACGCCGGCGATCGACGCCCTCGCAGCGGAGGGCGCACTCTTCGAGAACCACTTCGCGACGGCACCCCAGTGTTCGCCGAGTCGCGGGAGTCTCATGACCGGCCGATACCCCCACGTGAACGGGTTGATGGGGCTCGCCCACACGCACTGGGAGCTCCACGACGACGAGCGGATTCTCCCTCACTACCTCGGCGACGCCGGCTACGAGACCCACCTGTTCGGCCTGCAACACGTCACGCAGGATACGGACGAGTTGCGATACGACCACATCCACTCCGAGGGGAACCTGTTTCCGGGAGTGTCGCCGTCGGTCCACCAGACGAACCGGGCGCAGGCCGTCTCGGCCGTCGTCTCGTCGTTTCTCGACCGAGGCGGATACGAGGAACCGTTTTTCGCGTCGATCGGCTTCTTCGAGTGCCACCGGGTCGAGGAGGAGAACGGCCGGTTCGGCTTCGACGCCGATCGCTACGATACCGACGACCCCGACGCGGTCCGGCCGCTCACGTACCTCCCGGATCGACGGGGAATCAGACAGGACCTGGCGGAGATGCACGGGATGGTCCGGGCGGTCGACGACGGGGTAGAGACGATTCTCGCGGCGCTCGAGGACGCCGGACTCGCGGACGAGACGGTCGTGCTCTTCACGACGGAACACGGCATCGCCTTCCCGCTCGCGAAGGGGAGCTGTTACGACCCCGGGATCGAGGCGGCTCTGATCGTTCGCTATCCCGGCGTCACGGACGGCGGGCAACGGTACGACGAACTCCTGAGCAACGTCGACGTGCTCCCGACGCTGCTGGAGTTGCTCGGGATCGGCGTCCCGGACGACCTCGACGGGCGGAGTTTCCTGCCGCTGCTGACGGACGAGGAGTACGAGCCGCGCGATCGGATCTTCGCCGAGATGACCTGGCACGACCTGTACAACCCGGTCCGGGCGATCCGGACGGACCAGTACAAGTACGTCCGGAACTTCTGGGACCTGCCGGCGGTCTACCTCTCGAAGGACATCTTCGCGAGCGAATCCGGGCGCGAGGTCCGCGAAACCTACGGCATCCCACCGCGGCCGTACGAGGAACTGTACGACCTCAAGAACGCGCCACAGGAGGACGAGAACGTGGCGTTCGAGCCGCGATACCAGGACGTCCGCCGCGACCTCTCGCGACGGCTCTACGAGTGGATGGACGAGACCGACGATCCGCTCCTCGACGGGCCGGTACCGCCCGGGAACTACGAGACGATCAAGTCCTGGCCGCACGAGTCGGCGTGA
- a CDS encoding DUF6517 family protein: MTTSRRAFLAAGASLGLAATAGCLDFVQGNEPLEFHADRVAPAQSALEDTEYEERAIEKETIEESVEAGVEREVRATVWLSSYTKEMAYQDEQQEASLFTAISIPGMEVAGRSFNPIDDMTNEELLDEFVDEMDGEHGQVEDLDHQETYTLEVLDGTRDVDVFLGETEFQGERVDVELRMTSFDHEGDILVLLGSYPEMLADEGPTIDDLMKSVEHPAEN; the protein is encoded by the coding sequence ATGACGACATCTCGACGCGCGTTTCTCGCTGCGGGAGCCTCGCTCGGGCTCGCAGCGACTGCCGGGTGTCTCGACTTCGTACAGGGGAACGAACCGCTCGAGTTCCACGCGGACCGGGTCGCACCGGCCCAGTCCGCGCTCGAGGACACCGAGTACGAGGAGCGAGCGATCGAGAAGGAGACGATCGAGGAGAGCGTCGAGGCGGGCGTCGAACGGGAGGTCCGCGCGACCGTCTGGCTCTCCTCGTACACGAAGGAGATGGCGTACCAGGACGAACAGCAAGAAGCGAGCCTGTTCACGGCTATCTCGATCCCGGGCATGGAGGTCGCCGGCCGATCGTTCAACCCGATCGACGACATGACGAACGAGGAACTCCTCGACGAGTTCGTCGACGAGATGGACGGCGAACACGGGCAGGTCGAGGACCTCGACCACCAGGAGACGTACACGCTGGAGGTCCTCGACGGGACGCGCGACGTCGACGTCTTCCTCGGCGAGACCGAGTTCCAGGGTGAGCGCGTCGACGTCGAACTCAGGATGACCTCGTTCGATCACGAGGGCGACATCCTGGTGTTGCTGGGTAGCTACCCCGAGATGCTCGCCGACGAGGGGCCGACGATCGACGACCTGATGAAATCGGTCGAACACCCGGCCGAGAACTGA
- a CDS encoding DMT family transporter, with protein MNRRTILFFVLSSLFFGGTFVAAKAGLAYFPPLLFVALRFDIAAVVLLTYVLATSDRADLLPSTRGDVTGILATGVLVIGLTNALLFVGQQYATSAVAAIVFSLNPILTPVFAAVLLSDERLSGRGAIGIGLGLLGVALVVSPDPASLAGGDALGKAILFAGAVSAAIGAVLIRRADATLSSTVRIAWGLPLAAVLTHGFAWGAGESTASIAWTPAAVLSLAYVAIVAGVLAYIAYFALLDAAGAIRSNLVFYVVPAVSTIGGWALLGESIAPLAVVGFLTIFAGFAVLGSESIDVRSRLPNVASGSAAIDEGAPQEEPRGFRSD; from the coding sequence GTGAACCGTCGGACGATCCTCTTTTTCGTCCTGTCGAGCCTGTTCTTCGGCGGGACGTTCGTCGCCGCGAAGGCCGGCCTGGCGTACTTTCCACCCCTGCTGTTCGTCGCGCTCCGGTTCGACATCGCGGCCGTCGTCCTGCTTACCTACGTCCTCGCCACGTCCGACCGGGCGGACCTGCTCCCGTCGACCCGGGGTGACGTGACGGGGATCCTCGCGACCGGCGTCCTCGTGATCGGCCTGACGAACGCCCTGCTGTTCGTCGGCCAGCAGTACGCCACCAGCGCCGTCGCCGCAATCGTCTTCAGTCTCAACCCCATCCTGACGCCGGTGTTTGCGGCGGTCCTCCTCTCGGACGAACGGCTCTCGGGCCGCGGCGCGATCGGGATCGGCCTCGGCCTCCTCGGCGTCGCGCTCGTGGTCAGTCCCGATCCCGCGTCCCTGGCCGGCGGCGACGCCCTCGGCAAGGCGATCCTGTTCGCCGGTGCGGTCAGCGCCGCGATCGGGGCCGTGCTCATCCGCCGGGCCGACGCGACGCTCTCCAGTACGGTCCGCATCGCGTGGGGACTGCCCCTCGCCGCCGTGCTCACCCACGGCTTCGCCTGGGGGGCCGGCGAATCGACGGCGTCGATCGCGTGGACGCCGGCAGCCGTCCTCTCGCTCGCCTACGTCGCCATCGTCGCGGGCGTGCTCGCGTACATCGCTTACTTCGCCCTCCTCGACGCGGCCGGCGCGATCCGATCGAATCTCGTCTTCTACGTCGTCCCAGCCGTCTCGACGATCGGCGGCTGGGCCCTGCTGGGCGAGTCGATCGCCCCCCTCGCGGTGGTCGGCTTCCTGACGATCTTCGCCGGGTTCGCAGTGCTCGGCAGCGAATCGATCGACGTCCGATCGCGGCTTCCGAACGTGGCTTCGGGGTCGGCCGCGATCGATGAGGGGGCTCCACAGGAGGAACCGCGCGGATTCCGGTCGGACTGA
- a CDS encoding TIGR04024 family LLM class F420-dependent oxidoreductase, which yields MNADLDLLVRLNDYDRPQDVADRAVQVEDLGFDRISMGETTGWNIVPPLTLVADRTDHLGVSNDVISPFGRSPAMLAQTALTLHDAADGRFRLGLGPSSPAITERWHGEDFDRPLRRTRETIEVIRSVYDDGSPAYEGEIFEIQGLNYEREVPQSPPPIDLGTLGPKATEMAGRFGDGWAPQMFTKDGLADRLDDLERGAELAGRGLSDLRVSPIVRGIAAEDRERARELARGTIAFMLGAYGPYYGDSVAEQGYPDVVADVREAWQDRDTEEMAARLPDVVLDELAPAGTPDEVREWVEEYAAIDGVDAVRVGFVDGMTEADKETTMEALADLA from the coding sequence GTGAACGCTGACCTCGACCTCCTGGTCCGACTCAACGACTACGATCGGCCCCAGGACGTCGCCGATCGGGCCGTCCAGGTCGAGGATCTGGGCTTCGATCGCATCTCGATGGGCGAGACGACGGGCTGGAACATCGTTCCGCCGCTCACGCTCGTCGCGGATCGTACCGACCACCTCGGCGTCTCGAACGACGTCATCTCGCCGTTCGGGCGATCGCCGGCGATGCTGGCCCAGACCGCGCTGACGCTGCACGACGCCGCCGACGGCCGGTTCCGGCTGGGGCTCGGTCCGAGTTCGCCGGCGATCACCGAGCGCTGGCACGGCGAAGACTTCGATCGGCCCCTGCGGCGTACGCGGGAGACGATCGAGGTGATCCGATCGGTCTACGACGACGGGAGCCCGGCCTACGAGGGCGAGATTTTCGAAATCCAGGGGCTGAACTACGAGCGAGAGGTGCCGCAATCGCCGCCGCCGATCGATCTCGGGACGCTCGGCCCGAAAGCGACGGAGATGGCGGGCCGATTCGGCGACGGCTGGGCCCCCCAGATGTTCACGAAAGACGGTCTCGCGGATCGACTGGACGATCTGGAGCGCGGTGCGGAACTCGCCGGCAGGGGGCTCTCGGACCTGCGGGTGAGCCCGATCGTGCGCGGAATCGCCGCCGAGGACCGCGAGCGCGCCCGCGAACTGGCCCGCGGGACGATCGCGTTCATGCTCGGGGCTTACGGCCCCTACTACGGCGATTCGGTCGCCGAGCAGGGGTATCCCGACGTCGTCGCGGACGTCCGTGAGGCCTGGCAGGACCGGGACACCGAGGAGATGGCCGCGCGGCTGCCCGACGTGGTCCTCGACGAACTCGCGCCGGCCGGGACGCCCGACGAGGTTCGCGAGTGGGTCGAGGAGTACGCCGCGATCGACGGCGTCGACGCCGTCCGCGTCGGGTTCGTCGACGGGATGACCGAGGCCGACAAGGAGACGACGATGGAGGCGCTCGCCGACCTAGCGTAG